In a genomic window of Piliocolobus tephrosceles isolate RC106 chromosome 1, ASM277652v3, whole genome shotgun sequence:
- the ACTRT2 gene encoding actin-related protein T2, with protein MFNPHALDSPAVIFDNGSGLCKAGLSGELGPRHIVSSIVGHLKFQAPSAGANQKKYFVGEKALYKPEALQLHCPIERGLITGWDDVERLWKHLFEWELGVKPSDQPLLATEPSLNPRENREKMAEVMFEKFGVPAFYLSDQAVLALYASACVTGLVVDSGDGVTCTVPIFEGYSLPHAVTKLHVAGRDITELLTQLLLASGHTFSCELDKGLVDDIKKKLCYVALEPGKELSRRPEEVLREYKLPDGNILSLGDPLHQAPEALFTPQQLGCQSPGLSHMVSSSITKCDADIQKILFGEIVLSGGTTLFHGLDDRLLKELEQLASKDTPIKITAPPDRWFSTWIGASIVTSLSSFKQMWVTAADFKEFGSSVVQRRCF; from the coding sequence ATGTTTAATCCGCACGCGTTAGACTCCCCCGCTGTGATTTTCGACAATGGCTCGGGGCTCTGCAAAGCGGGCCTGTCCGGGGAGTTGGGACCCCGGCACATCGTCAGCTCCATCGTGGGGCACCTGAAATTCCAGGCGCCCTCAGCAGGAGCCAACCAGAAGAAGTACTTTGTGGGGGAGAAGGCCCTGTACAAGCCCGAGGCCCTGCAGCTGCACTGCCCCATCgagcgtggcctgatcacaggGTGGGATGACGTGGAGAGACTCTGGAAGCATCTCTTTGAGTGGGAGCTGGGCGTGAAACCCAGCGACCAGCCTCTGCTCGCGACGGAACCCTCCCTGAACCCCAGGGAGAACCGAGAGAAGATGGCGGAAGTCATGTTTGAGAAATTTGGCGTGCCCGCTTTCTACCTGTCGGACCAGGCGGTGCTGGCTCTGTACGCCTCGGCCTGCGTCACGGGCCTGGTGGTGGACAGCGGGGATGGGGTCACCTGCACCGTCCCCATCTTCGAGGGTTACTCCCTGCCTCACGCAGTCACCAAGCTCCACGTGGCGGGCAGGGACATCACAGAGCTCCTCACGCAGCTGCTCCTGGCCAGCGGCCACACCTTCTCCTGCGAGCTGGACAAGGGCCTGGTGGACGACATCAAAAAAAAGCTGTGCTACGTGGCCTTGGAGCCCGGGAAGGAGCTTTCTCGGAGGCCGGAGGAGGTCCTGAGGGAGTACAAGCTGCCCGACGGGAACATCCTCAGCCTCGGGGACCCGCTGCACCAGGCGCCCGAGGCCCTGTTCACGCCCCAGCAGCTGGGCTGCCAGAGCCCCGGGCTCTCACATATGGTCTCCAGCAGCATCACCAAGTGTGATGCCGACATCCAGAAGATCCTCTTTGGGGAGATCGTGCTATCGGGGGGCACTACCTTGTTCCACGGGCTGGATGACCGGCTTCTCaaggagctggagcagctggccTCCAAGGACACTCCCATCAAGATCACGGCTCCCCCGGACCGGTGGTTCTCCACCTGGATTGGAGCCTCCATCGTCACCTCTCTGAGTAGCTTCAAGCAGATGTGGGTCACCGCCGCAGACTTCAAGGAGTTTGGGAGCTCCGTGGTGCAGAGAAGATGCTTCTGA